The following proteins are encoded in a genomic region of Candidatus Moraniibacteriota bacterium:
- a CDS encoding HTH domain-containing protein, which produces MEKSLKQAGKYTADENLFFSDSLRELIFDLPERSQEIILNRYGVFLPNKMTLEEIGKKHRITRERVRQIIREVLKKIRDKKEHPVFIQIQEKITLALQSNSGIMEESHIISVLGKGNTNEEAAARFFLECLEDVLGNEVKNELKFSYALKDFKFDHWKNVKNAAIETLKNHKKPLPFDILFEHINKTKNLDIPKETLKHFLQVSGELSKNAFDKWGIVDWKEISPKGTREKAYLVIKEFGKPLHFREIAKKIDQNRLNKKKTHPQTVHNELIKDSNFVLVGRGIYALVEWGYKRGTVKDVIEEIIKNSAKPLKKEEIIEKVLAVRQVKESTIVINLNNYFSKSKEGTYSIK; this is translated from the coding sequence ATGGAAAAATCACTTAAACAAGCCGGAAAATACACAGCAGACGAAAATCTGTTTTTTTCTGATTCCTTAAGAGAGCTAATTTTTGACCTTCCCGAAAGATCTCAAGAGATTATTTTGAATAGGTATGGGGTATTTTTACCTAATAAAATGACTCTTGAAGAAATTGGCAAGAAACACCGCATCACCCGCGAACGTGTACGTCAGATTATACGTGAAGTTTTAAAAAAAATAAGAGACAAGAAAGAACACCCTGTTTTTATACAAATTCAGGAAAAAATAACCTTGGCTTTGCAATCAAATAGTGGTATAATGGAAGAAAGTCACATTATATCTGTCTTAGGAAAAGGCAACACAAATGAAGAAGCTGCTGCACGTTTTTTCTTGGAATGTTTAGAAGATGTTTTAGGTAATGAAGTTAAAAATGAGCTTAAATTCTCTTATGCTCTTAAAGATTTTAAATTTGATCACTGGAAAAATGTAAAAAATGCAGCTATAGAAACCTTAAAGAATCATAAAAAGCCCTTGCCATTTGATATATTATTTGAACATATAAATAAAACTAAAAATTTAGACATACCAAAAGAAACGTTAAAGCATTTTTTGCAAGTTTCTGGTGAATTAAGTAAAAATGCTTTTGATAAATGGGGTATTGTAGATTGGAAAGAAATTTCTCCGAAAGGAACACGTGAAAAAGCTTATCTTGTCATAAAAGAGTTCGGAAAACCGCTTCATTTTAGAGAAATTGCCAAGAAAATAGATCAAAATCGTTTAAACAAGAAAAAAACCCATCCACAGACAGTGCATAATGAACTTATAAAAGACAGTAATTTTGTTCTAGTTGGTAGAGGAATTTATGCATTAGTTGAATGGGGGTACAAAAGAGGCACAGTCAAGGATGTTATTGAAGAAATTATAAAAAATAGCGCAAAACCGCTAAAAAAGGAAGAAATTATTGAAAAAGTTCTTGCTGTAAGGCAGGTTAAAGAATCAACTATAGTTATTAATTTGAATAATTATTTCTCTAAATCAAAAGAGGGTACTTACTCAATTAAATGA
- the tyrS gene encoding tyrosine--tRNA ligase encodes MDKNIEKQIDEILTRGVENIYPSKEALKEVLMSGKKIKLYCGYDPTAKSLHIGNAISINKLGQFQKLGHEVIFLVGDFTGMIGDPTDKSAVRKKLTREEALKNSENYKKQASGYLKFDGENPVKILYNSEWNDKLTFKDLIEISSNFTAQQMFQRDMFQERIKNEKPIYLHEFLYPLAQAYDSIELNVDLEIGGNDQMFNMMCGRDLMKAVKNKEKFVLTMKLLADETGKKMGKTEGNVVNLDETAENMFGQVMAWSDGLIIPGFELCTNIPAEELKEIDTKKNPRDAKLKLAYEITKINYGEKKAKAAQDYFINTFSKKEIPSDIAEFKINEESKKLAEILVESGNAKSLSDARRKIEQGGVSIDDEKITDIQTIITQKENKKVLKIGKLGFIKIIF; translated from the coding sequence ATGGATAAAAATATTGAAAAACAAATAGATGAGATTTTGACGCGGGGAGTTGAAAATATTTATCCCAGCAAAGAAGCACTCAAAGAGGTCTTGATGTCTGGGAAAAAGATAAAACTTTATTGCGGTTATGATCCTACAGCCAAATCTCTTCATATTGGAAATGCAATTTCCATAAACAAGCTTGGCCAATTTCAAAAATTGGGACACGAAGTCATTTTTCTTGTGGGTGATTTTACGGGAATGATAGGCGATCCAACTGATAAAAGTGCAGTGCGAAAAAAATTAACCAGAGAAGAAGCACTAAAAAATAGCGAAAACTACAAAAAACAAGCTTCAGGATATTTAAAATTTGATGGAGAAAATCCAGTTAAAATTCTATATAATAGTGAATGGAATGATAAACTCACATTTAAAGACTTAATAGAAATATCTTCGAATTTTACCGCTCAGCAAATGTTTCAAAGAGACATGTTTCAGGAAAGGATAAAAAACGAGAAGCCTATATACCTACATGAATTTTTGTATCCATTGGCTCAAGCTTACGACAGTATTGAGTTGAATGTAGACCTAGAAATTGGCGGTAATGACCAAATGTTTAACATGATGTGCGGCAGGGATTTAATGAAAGCCGTGAAAAATAAGGAAAAATTCGTTTTAACAATGAAACTTTTGGCTGATGAGACAGGTAAAAAGATGGGTAAAACCGAAGGCAATGTAGTAAATTTAGACGAAACTGCTGAAAATATGTTCGGACAAGTAATGGCTTGGTCAGATGGACTTATAATTCCGGGGTTTGAACTTTGCACAAACATTCCAGCAGAAGAATTAAAAGAAATTGATACGAAAAAAAATCCACGCGATGCTAAGCTGAAATTAGCCTATGAAATAACTAAAATTAATTATGGTGAAAAAAAAGCCAAAGCAGCACAGGATTATTTTATAAATACTTTTTCAAAAAAGGAAATTCCAAGTGATATTGCGGAATTTAAGATAAATGAAGAATCAAAAAAATTGGCAGAAATTTTGGTTGAATCAGGCAATGCGAAAAGTCTGAGCGATGCTCGCCGAAAAATTGAACAAGGCGGTGTTTCTATTGATGATGAAAAAATAACAGACATTCAGACTATAATTACGCAAAAAGAAAATAAAAAAGTTTTAAAAATAGGAAAATTGGGATTTATAAAAATAATATTCTAA